AGCGAGGACGAGGATAAGATCAGGGAACTAGCGGCCATGCAGGACGTGAGGGATCGCATAATCAAGTCAATAGCTCCATCCATATATGGAATGACTGATGTAAAGGAGGCAATAGCGTGTCTCCTCTTCGGCGGTATTCCGAAGGAGTACCCTGACGGCATAAGGGTTAGGGGCGACGTACATTTATTGTTAATAGGTGATCCCGGCGCCGGAAAGAGTCAGCTCCTCAAGTTCGTGAGCAAGATAGCGCCTAGGGCTGTTTATACTAATGGAAAGGGATCCACCGCCGCGGGATTAACGGCAGCCGTTGTCAGGGACAAGACTACTAGCGAGTTTTACCTAGAGGCAGGCGCATTGGTTCTGGGCGACATGGGGGTAGCCATAATTGACGAGATAGATAAAATGGATGCAAAGGATCGAGTGGCCATGCATGAAGCAATGGAGCAGCAAACCGTTTCCATTGCCAAGGCCGGAATAGTTGCCACCCTCAATGCTCGCGCCTCCGTTCTAGCCGCCGCTAATCCAACATTTGGCCGCTACTTGCCTAATAGAACCGTGGCTGAGAATGTTGATCTCCCAGTCACGCTTCTCTCTAGGTTTGATTTAATATTTATTGTGAGAGATGAGCCGAATGCAGAAAAGGATAGAAATATAGCTACCCATATAGTGAAGCTTCATTCAAATGATATTCTGGATGCGTACAGTAGGGACATAATTAAGCCAGATCTTCTCAGGAAGTACATAGCATACGCCAGGAAGCATGTGAAGCCCATATTAACTAAAGAGGCGCAGGAATTAGTGACTCAATTCTATGTTCAAATGAGGAGTAAGTCACAGGAGCCGAATTCTCCTGTTGCAATAACTGCGAGGCAATTGGAGGCGCTGATAAGGCTCGCGGAGGCCGAGGCCAAGATGAGGCTAAGCAGTACAGTGGATAAGGAGGACGCGGAGAGAGCGATCTCCCTCTTCCTTAAGTTCCTGCAGAGCGTGGGCATAGATGTTGAGACGGGCAAGGTTGATATAGACGTTATAATGACGGGCAAGCCGCGTAGTTCCCAGGAGCGAATGGCAGTGGTTTTAGAGATCATTAGTAAGATGGAGGAATTAAATGATGGCAAGCCGGTGAAGATAGAGGATGCGCTTAGGGAAATAGAGGAGAGAGGAGTGGATAGGGCTGCCGCAGAGAAATTGATCAATATGCTTATGAAGAATGGAGAATTATACGCCCCGAAGCCGGGCTACGTTAAGAAGGTTCACTGAGCTCATGCAGAGGAGCAAACCTAGCCCTTTAGAGCGAGGAGGAGGTCTGGTTTCCCTCTTAATAGAAGCTCCATGGAGTGGATGGGGCTGGTTTCTTACATGTCGAGTTCAATGCCTACCTTGCCTCACATAGAGATTTCTATTATGAATAGATAAACGCCATATATTGATACAGCTATGAGCGAATTATTACTTTATTTTACCGCTTACTTTCAGCTTGCAATATTCATATAATGCATCATACATGTGGAACTGTTTCTCCATGTTTTCATGATCGTTTTTGAAATTTCCCTGAAACCTATTGCTGCTGCTTTCAATCCAGCGGATTCCGGCGGTGGATTAAAGGGATTATGGGCATCTGCCCCTCTTACGATTTCTGCAAGCTCTAGCAGCGCTGGATCATTTAATTTATATTTCTTTATTAATGCGTCAAATGTGACATATTCCACTCCATTCTCGACATAGTGATTCAATTCAGCCCCACTCGTATCGAAAGGTATAGCGCCTTCTTTTTCCGCAACCTTTAGGACCTCCTCTTCCGGTACAAAGATGAACTCCGCCTCCGGATCAATGAACTTCTTTATCAGCCAAGGACACGCAATCCTATCAACCATGGCCCTCCTCCTAGTGACCCACTTCATGCCATTATGAATCTTCCAGACTAATTAAATGTTTCTATCTCCTTTTAACATTATATTGATAAAACGAACGGCAAACTTCGCCCTAAAGGCAGGGAGGAGGTCAGTATGTGCAAAAAGGCGAAACCAATCCCAAGGGACTTGTTTCTCCATTATCTTCATAATAATTATGATTAAGCATGGATGTGAATCGCGTAATTGATATTTATAATAGAAATTAAAATAAAGACTGGAAAACGGGAATTTTCACCTTAGGGCAATTAGTGTTACCATGAAGTGTTTTGGATGGGAAAGTTTTTAAATAGTTGGGTCATCGATTGATTCATGGTTAAAGTATTCGATGTTGGTAGGATATGCGTTAAGACCAGAGGCCGGGAAGCTGGTAAAATGTGCGTAATAGTTGATATAGTTGATGACGATTTCCTCTTGGTAACTGGACCAAAGCAGTTGACCGGCGTCAAGAGGAGGAAGGTTAATGTAAAGCATGTGGAGCCAACTCAATACAAGGTAAATATAAGCAAGGGAGCCAGCGATGAGGACGTAATCAAGGCAATAGAGGAAGCTAAATTAACTGATGTAGTTAAGCAAGGAGTAAAGCCCAATCTCTACTTGATACNCACTACGCAATGAATTGCCTGAGCTTATCTTAACAAGGGATTAAGGGGAAATGTTTCCCTGCAGAAGTGAAGTTGAGTGATAAAACGAACAACAAACCTCGCCCCTTTAGGGCTAGGTAAAAGCTTAAAAACCTCTTACTATCCCTCTTTAGGATGCCCTCTTCCGGTCAATTTCTTGGGAATGGGGGGCGGGGGCCGACTTCCCCCGCAATACCGGGAGAGGGCATCAAAGAAATCGAATTCACTAACAAGAGGACTAACGTGGTTCGCCTCCTACCAAATGGCTTCCAAGAAAGGAAGCTAAGAAGGTTAGCCGACATCTCCGCCAAACNATTTAACGAGATCAACTACGAGAGGAGGCAGCAATTCTTCCACGGAGGAAAAGTGGACTTCGAGGGGACTTGGGATAAATGCTACGAGAAGTATAAAGAAGAACTAGGAGTCAACGCGCAAGCAATCATGCAGAAGAACAATGAGGCATGGAACTCATTCTTCTCCCTATTGAGGTTGAGGAAGGAAAACAAACTACCGCCCCACATGAGCCGCGTAAGCCCGCCGCGTTACTGGAAGGATGGGGAAACTGGAGGGAGGAAACTCCTCCTAGTCATTAGGCAGGATAGGTATGTAGTGGATGAACAGAAACTAGTCCTAAAGGACTTCGGCCTCGAAGTGGAGTTCGCCGGCAGATTAAGGTGGCACGGGAAACAAGGTAGGCTAGAAATATACTATGACGAGGCTAGGAATGCGTGGTATGCCTACATCCCAGTGGAGGTTGGCGTTGAGAAGACTAAAACGGGAAGAAAGAGTAAGCATATAGTGAGGGGTGAGAGGAAAGCCATTCAAGTTAAATCGCCGAAGGGTAACAAAATGGCGTCCATTGACTTTGGGCATCAACGTCTTGGCGAGCGTTGTAGTCGATGATGGTTCTTGGCTTCTTTATAAGGGGGTTAGGACTAAGGAGGATTACTTCTACTTCGGGAAGAGGATAGCTGGGGTGCAGTCCTCTGCGGATAAGGCGAAGAACCTAGAGGAATACGAAGCATACGAGGAATTATCAAGGGAGAAGAGGAGACTTTTCAAGAAACTAACCAAGAGACTACTTCACCTATATAGGAACTTTGCCTCCCATCTTATGAGGGAATTGCATGAGCGAGGCGTATCAACCATCTACTTGGGGTACCCCCTCAACATCGCCCAACAAAGGGGCAATAAGTTCACCGTGAACTTGTGGNCTTACCGAGAGTTGATGAATATCATAGAGCTGAAGGCTCAAGAGTATGGAATGAGGGTGTTTGAGGTCATTGAGTATAATACCTCACGTATCTGTGCTTATCACGGCGTTAGGGNTGAGAGG
The DNA window shown above is from Thermocladium sp. ECH_B and carries:
- a CDS encoding Minichromosome maintenance protein MCM — protein: MNFDDLVEKFKSLLESDEKYLNEVSTMIINRERSLVIDFNDLILNHKELADLLIDSPNLAIDAASNAVKRMVTERDPEYARQVSKFHARFKMPQTDKLSLRKLRSDQIGRFIAIEGIILRQTPPKHFLVKATYRCTQCGFELEVNQTLSSFVQPPRKCPRCGAVNTMELTSERSEFIDWQKVIIQERLEELPSGQLPRNMEAILMDDLVDRVKPGDRVTVTGILELDMSELRKLRPPILSSYINVNYIESMQKDFAEVEITSEDEDKIRELAAMQDVRDRIIKSIAPSIYGMTDVKEAIACLLFGGIPKEYPDGIRVRGDVHLLLIGDPGAGKSQLLKFVSKIAPRAVYTNGKGSTAAGLTAAVVRDKTTSEFYLEAGALVLGDMGVAIIDEIDKMDAKDRVAMHEAMEQQTVSIAKAGIVATLNARASVLAAANPTFGRYLPNRTVAENVDLPVTLLSRFDLIFIVRDEPNAEKDRNIATHIVKLHSNDILDAYSRDIIKPDLLRKYIAYARKHVKPILTKEAQELVTQFYVQMRSKSQEPNSPVAITARQLEALIRLAEAEAKMRLSSTVDKEDAERAISLFLKFLQSVGIDVETGKVDIDVIMTGKPRSSQERMAVVLEIISKMEELNDGKPVKIEDALREIEERGVDRAAAEKLINMLMKNGELYAPKPGYVKKVH
- a CDS encoding 50S ribosomal protein L14e (binds 50S subunit) — encoded protein: MVKVFDVGRICVKTRGREAGKMCVIVDIVDDDFLLVTGPKQLTGVKRRKVNVKHVEPTQYKVNISKGASDEDVIKAIEEAKLTDVVKQGVKPNLYLIXTTQ